One Scophthalmus maximus strain ysfricsl-2021 chromosome 1, ASM2237912v1, whole genome shotgun sequence genomic region harbors:
- the jam2a gene encoding junctional adhesion molecule 2A isoform X2, protein MMEGTSLYLPVVVLLMQCSPSAPVTVSTNAHKVEVRENSDAVLSCTFRTEQDQYPRIEWKKKGKDVSFVYFDGHFKVPFKGRATIDGATVTLHRVTQEDAGEYRCEISAPLDSVSLGETNVTLKVLVPPQTPSCEIPSAAVTGSVVQLRCSDHQSIPPATYSWFKNNLPISPPRHANATYLINTHTGILEFTAVGKEDTGRYSCLASNGVGSPKMCEGKHMTIEDVNITAVVAAVLVVCLVVAACSCGGFLLRRNGFFSRHRGRSFWISQCHGAAHISSQTLHRTEDTSNVNYVPPPQDPQDFKHTQSFML, encoded by the exons GTTCCCCGTCTGCTCCTGTCACCGTGTCGACCAACGCGCACAAGGTGGAGGTGCGCGAGAACTCAG ACGCAGTGCTGTCCTGCACGTTCCGCACGGAGCAAGACCAGTACCCGCGCATCGAGTGGAAGAAGAAGGGCAAAGACGTCTCCTTCGTGTACTTTGATGGACACTTCAAAG TTCCCTTTAAAGGCCGGGCGACCATCGACGGGGCCACAGTGACGCTGCACAGGGTGACCCAGGAGGACGCCGGCGAGTACCGCTGCGAGATCAGCGCTCCCCTCGACTCCGTCAGCCTGGGCGAGACCAACGTGACGCTGAAAGTCCTCG tgcccCCCCAAACGCCATCCTGCGAGATCCCCAGTGCGGCAGTGACGGGCTCAGTGGTGCAGCTGCGCTGTAGTGACCACCAGAGCATCCCGCCCGCCACGTACTCCTGGTTCAAGAACAACCTGCCAATCAGCCCGCCTCGCCATGCCAACGCCACCTACttaatcaacacacacacaggaatactG GAGTTCACAGCTGTCGGCAAAGAGGACACCGGCCGGTACAGCTGCCTGGCATCGAACGGGGTCGGGTCGCCCAAGATGTGCGAGGGCAAGCACATGACAAtag AGGACGTGAACATCACGGCGGTGGTCGCCGCCGTGCTGGTGGTCTGCCTGGTGGTGGCGGCGTGCAGCTGCGGAGGCTTCCTCCTGCGCCGCAACGGCTTTTTCAGCC gacacagaggaag gtCCTTTTGGATCTCCCAGTGTCACGGTGCAGCCCACATCAGCAGCCAAACCCTGCACAGAACAGAGGACAC GTCCAATGTCAACTACGTCCCTCCGCCCCAAGAc CCCCAGGATTTCAAACACACCCAGTCGTTCATGCTCTGA
- the jam2a gene encoding junctional adhesion molecule 2A isoform X1 has translation MMEGTSLYLPVVVLLMQCSPSAPVTVSTNAHKVEVRENSDAVLSCTFRTEQDQYPRIEWKKKGKDVSFVYFDGHFKVPFKGRATIDGATVTLHRVTQEDAGEYRCEISAPLDSVSLGETNVTLKVLVPPQTPSCEIPSAAVTGSVVQLRCSDHQSIPPATYSWFKNNLPISPPRHANATYLINTHTGILEFTAVGKEDTGRYSCLASNGVGSPKMCEGKHMTIEDVNITAVVAAVLVVCLVVAACSCGGFLLRRNGFFSPGHRGRSFWISQCHGAAHISSQTLHRTEDTSNVNYVPPPQDPQDFKHTQSFML, from the exons GTTCCCCGTCTGCTCCTGTCACCGTGTCGACCAACGCGCACAAGGTGGAGGTGCGCGAGAACTCAG ACGCAGTGCTGTCCTGCACGTTCCGCACGGAGCAAGACCAGTACCCGCGCATCGAGTGGAAGAAGAAGGGCAAAGACGTCTCCTTCGTGTACTTTGATGGACACTTCAAAG TTCCCTTTAAAGGCCGGGCGACCATCGACGGGGCCACAGTGACGCTGCACAGGGTGACCCAGGAGGACGCCGGCGAGTACCGCTGCGAGATCAGCGCTCCCCTCGACTCCGTCAGCCTGGGCGAGACCAACGTGACGCTGAAAGTCCTCG tgcccCCCCAAACGCCATCCTGCGAGATCCCCAGTGCGGCAGTGACGGGCTCAGTGGTGCAGCTGCGCTGTAGTGACCACCAGAGCATCCCGCCCGCCACGTACTCCTGGTTCAAGAACAACCTGCCAATCAGCCCGCCTCGCCATGCCAACGCCACCTACttaatcaacacacacacaggaatactG GAGTTCACAGCTGTCGGCAAAGAGGACACCGGCCGGTACAGCTGCCTGGCATCGAACGGGGTCGGGTCGCCCAAGATGTGCGAGGGCAAGCACATGACAAtag AGGACGTGAACATCACGGCGGTGGTCGCCGCCGTGCTGGTGGTCTGCCTGGTGGTGGCGGCGTGCAGCTGCGGAGGCTTCCTCCTGCGCCGCAACGGCTTTTTCAGCC caggacacagaggaag gtCCTTTTGGATCTCCCAGTGTCACGGTGCAGCCCACATCAGCAGCCAAACCCTGCACAGAACAGAGGACAC GTCCAATGTCAACTACGTCCCTCCGCCCCAAGAc CCCCAGGATTTCAAACACACCCAGTCGTTCATGCTCTGA
- the jam2a gene encoding junctional adhesion molecule 2A isoform X3: MMEGTSLYLPVVVLLMQCSPSAPVTVSTNAHKVEVRENSDAVLSCTFRTEQDQYPRIEWKKKGKDVSFVYFDGHFKVPFKGRATIDGATVTLHRVTQEDAGEYRCEISAPLDSVSLGETNVTLKVLVPPQTPSCEIPSAAVTGSVVQLRCSDHQSIPPATYSWFKNNLPISPPRHANATYLINTHTGILEFTAVGKEDTGRYSCLASNGVGSPKMCEGKHMTIEDVNITAVVAAVLVVCLVVAACSCGGFLLRRNGFFSRHRGRSNVNYVPPPQDPQDFKHTQSFML, encoded by the exons GTTCCCCGTCTGCTCCTGTCACCGTGTCGACCAACGCGCACAAGGTGGAGGTGCGCGAGAACTCAG ACGCAGTGCTGTCCTGCACGTTCCGCACGGAGCAAGACCAGTACCCGCGCATCGAGTGGAAGAAGAAGGGCAAAGACGTCTCCTTCGTGTACTTTGATGGACACTTCAAAG TTCCCTTTAAAGGCCGGGCGACCATCGACGGGGCCACAGTGACGCTGCACAGGGTGACCCAGGAGGACGCCGGCGAGTACCGCTGCGAGATCAGCGCTCCCCTCGACTCCGTCAGCCTGGGCGAGACCAACGTGACGCTGAAAGTCCTCG tgcccCCCCAAACGCCATCCTGCGAGATCCCCAGTGCGGCAGTGACGGGCTCAGTGGTGCAGCTGCGCTGTAGTGACCACCAGAGCATCCCGCCCGCCACGTACTCCTGGTTCAAGAACAACCTGCCAATCAGCCCGCCTCGCCATGCCAACGCCACCTACttaatcaacacacacacaggaatactG GAGTTCACAGCTGTCGGCAAAGAGGACACCGGCCGGTACAGCTGCCTGGCATCGAACGGGGTCGGGTCGCCCAAGATGTGCGAGGGCAAGCACATGACAAtag AGGACGTGAACATCACGGCGGTGGTCGCCGCCGTGCTGGTGGTCTGCCTGGTGGTGGCGGCGTGCAGCTGCGGAGGCTTCCTCCTGCGCCGCAACGGCTTTTTCAGCC gacacagaggaag GTCCAATGTCAACTACGTCCCTCCGCCCCAAGAc CCCCAGGATTTCAAACACACCCAGTCGTTCATGCTCTGA
- the atp5pf gene encoding ATP synthase-coupling factor 6, mitochondrial produces MALHRLFQLSSMLHSSVSLILRRNIGFSAVVLNRTKELDPVQKLFLDKIRDYNTKSKSSGGLVDAGAAYQKNVSEEVTKLQRLYGGGDLVKFPDIKFTEPQLEEVAK; encoded by the exons ATGGCGCTCCACCGGTTGTTCCAGCTGTCCTCCATGCTGCACTCCTCCGTGAGTCTTATCCTGCGCAGGAACATCGGCTTCTCCGCCGTGGTCCTCAACCGGACAAAGGAGCTCGACCCCGTGCAGAAACTGTTCCTGGACAAGATCCGTGACTACAACACCAAGAGCAA GAGCTCTGGTGGCCTTGTGGACGCAGGGGCCGCGTATCAGAAGAACGTGTCCGAAGAGGTCACCAAGCTACAGAGACTTTACGGTGGCGGAGACCTCGTCAAGTTCCCCGACATCAAATTCACAG aGCCCCAGCTTGAGGAAGTGGCCAAGTGA